A single genomic interval of Bradyrhizobium sp. sBnM-33 harbors:
- a CDS encoding efflux RND transporter permease subunit codes for MLAWLISSSVRLRTLVVVGAAGLLILGAVGASNRPLDVIPELALPSLTVKTESLGLSSAEVESLITVPLEADLLNGVPWLQVIQSESMAGLSTIEMIFAPGTDLMKARQMVQERLTQAHALPNVSSPPVMLQPVSSASRVMNIGLSSKSVSLIDMSVQARWNIAPRLAGVPGVANVSIWGQRERQVQVLVDARNLNKKGVKLEQVVKTTGEAVWSSPLTYLNSSTPGTGGFIETPNQRLSIRHQLPISTVGTFAKVPLSGTTTSVGDVAYLVDGHQALIGDAIVGENPGLMVAIEKFPGFNTLDVTRGVERALNELKPGLPGIEINTTIYHPASFIERATSNLGKSMLVSIILAAIVLGLLMGSWRTAVIALATISLSFLCAELLLQAAGIPLSMMVVAGLLMASGVIVHDSIIDVENVLHRLRAPQRDGRSGFMVVVRAMLETRRPMLYASLIIVLAVLPVLFMQSRSAAFFAPMAWAYIAAVSISMLVALIVTAALAAVLLANAPLTPTGGWVINRLARPFDRIVGRVIHAPLACIGACLVAAIACYPLWRSLERDMVPSFRETDLVIEWQGPPGTSLQAMTRSTEGLIRDLRQIPGVQNAFADLGRAVLCNCERATDVNAGHVWVNIDPKADYEATVDAVEAAITAYPGMRGEVGTYLSTKLREALTGDPDTLTVRVYGNSLEILRAKAEEIRASMAKIPGIENPRVELQVEEPSIEVKVDVDRAANYGLKPGDIRRATSAMVGGITVGALFEDQKVFDVVVWGRPELRDNIDDVRNLMINSEGGSQVRLAQVADVRIAPATSIIRRQGSSRRIDVSAKVDERALGDVAADVTKSVKQIAFPFEHRAEVLGEYKEQRAALRSIYSYMAAAVVLMFLLTQAVLRSWTLSALSLLGVPVAALGGLAAAAINDAHFSLGSLLGLAAVLALMVRQGIGLVAHFQHLQLNEGELFGEKLVRRGVLEQFPSIIASSVTTLALVLPFAIMGDVAGLEIAHPLALAVLGGVVTMTLGTLFVLPALYLRFGSGWTADRLDLEMATAS; via the coding sequence ATGTTGGCATGGCTCATTTCCTCCAGCGTGCGTTTACGCACCCTCGTTGTAGTTGGTGCTGCCGGCCTTCTGATCCTCGGCGCCGTCGGCGCCAGTAACAGGCCGCTAGACGTCATCCCCGAACTGGCGCTGCCTTCGCTCACGGTGAAGACGGAATCACTTGGCCTCTCCAGCGCCGAGGTCGAATCGTTGATTACCGTGCCGCTGGAGGCGGACCTGCTCAACGGTGTGCCGTGGCTCCAGGTCATCCAGTCGGAATCGATGGCGGGACTTTCGACGATCGAGATGATCTTCGCGCCCGGCACCGATCTGATGAAAGCACGCCAGATGGTGCAGGAACGGCTGACGCAGGCGCACGCACTGCCGAACGTCTCCAGCCCGCCGGTTATGCTTCAGCCGGTTTCCTCGGCCAGCCGAGTGATGAACATCGGCCTGAGCTCGAAATCCGTCTCGCTGATCGACATGTCCGTTCAGGCGCGCTGGAATATCGCACCACGCCTCGCCGGGGTTCCGGGTGTGGCGAATGTGTCGATATGGGGTCAGCGCGAGCGGCAGGTGCAGGTGCTTGTCGACGCCCGAAACCTGAACAAGAAGGGCGTCAAGCTCGAGCAGGTGGTCAAGACGACCGGTGAGGCGGTGTGGTCCTCGCCGCTCACCTACCTGAACTCATCCACGCCCGGTACCGGCGGCTTCATCGAAACGCCGAACCAGCGGCTCAGCATTCGTCACCAGCTGCCAATCTCTACTGTGGGTACCTTCGCCAAGGTGCCGCTCAGCGGCACGACCACGAGCGTCGGCGACGTCGCCTATCTCGTGGACGGTCATCAGGCGCTGATCGGAGACGCTATCGTCGGCGAAAACCCCGGCCTGATGGTTGCGATCGAGAAGTTCCCCGGCTTCAACACATTGGACGTGACGCGCGGCGTTGAACGCGCGCTCAACGAACTGAAACCCGGGCTGCCCGGTATCGAGATCAATACGACCATCTACCATCCCGCGAGTTTCATCGAACGCGCGACCAGCAATCTGGGCAAGTCCATGCTCGTTTCGATCATCCTGGCCGCCATCGTGCTTGGCCTTCTGATGGGCAGCTGGAGGACCGCGGTTATCGCCTTGGCCACGATCTCATTGTCGTTCCTCTGCGCTGAACTGCTGTTACAGGCTGCCGGAATCCCGCTCAGCATGATGGTCGTCGCCGGCCTGCTGATGGCGTCCGGCGTGATCGTGCATGACAGTATTATCGACGTCGAAAATGTGCTGCACCGCTTGCGTGCGCCGCAACGCGACGGTCGGTCGGGCTTCATGGTCGTCGTCCGTGCGATGCTGGAAACGCGCCGGCCGATGCTGTACGCGTCGCTGATCATCGTGCTTGCGGTGCTGCCAGTTCTGTTCATGCAGAGCCGGTCCGCCGCGTTCTTCGCGCCGATGGCCTGGGCCTATATCGCCGCCGTGTCCATCTCGATGCTGGTGGCGTTGATCGTGACCGCCGCGCTGGCCGCGGTGCTGCTCGCCAATGCGCCACTGACCCCGACGGGCGGTTGGGTCATCAATAGGTTGGCCAGGCCTTTCGATCGGATCGTCGGGCGCGTCATCCACGCGCCGCTCGCCTGCATCGGCGCCTGCCTCGTGGCGGCGATCGCGTGCTATCCGCTCTGGCGCTCGCTCGAGCGCGACATGGTGCCCAGCTTCAGAGAGACGGATCTCGTGATCGAATGGCAGGGCCCGCCCGGCACCTCGCTGCAGGCGATGACCCGATCTACCGAGGGCCTGATCCGCGACCTACGGCAGATCCCGGGAGTACAGAACGCTTTCGCCGATCTCGGACGGGCCGTGCTGTGCAACTGCGAACGCGCGACGGATGTCAATGCGGGGCACGTGTGGGTCAACATCGATCCGAAGGCCGACTACGAAGCAACGGTCGATGCCGTGGAAGCTGCCATCACCGCCTATCCCGGAATGCGTGGCGAGGTTGGGACATACCTGTCCACGAAGCTGCGTGAGGCGCTCACCGGTGACCCGGATACCCTGACCGTGCGGGTCTATGGCAACAGCCTTGAGATCCTTCGCGCCAAGGCGGAGGAGATCCGCGCATCGATGGCGAAGATCCCCGGCATTGAAAATCCCCGGGTCGAATTACAGGTCGAAGAACCCTCGATCGAAGTCAAGGTGGATGTCGATCGCGCGGCAAACTACGGCCTGAAGCCGGGCGACATCCGCAGGGCAACCTCCGCGATGGTCGGCGGCATCACCGTCGGTGCGCTTTTCGAGGACCAGAAGGTTTTCGACGTGGTTGTCTGGGGACGCCCGGAGTTGCGCGACAACATTGATGACGTGCGGAATCTGATGATCAATAGCGAGGGCGGGTCTCAGGTCCGCCTCGCTCAGGTCGCAGACGTTCGCATCGCGCCGGCCACCAGCATCATCCGGCGCCAGGGGTCCTCGCGCCGTATCGATGTTTCCGCGAAAGTGGACGAGCGGGCGCTTGGTGATGTGGCGGCTGATGTTACCAAGAGCGTCAAGCAGATAGCATTCCCGTTCGAGCACCGTGCCGAGGTGCTCGGCGAATACAAGGAACAGCGAGCCGCCCTGCGATCGATATACAGCTACATGGCGGCGGCGGTAGTATTGATGTTCCTGCTGACGCAGGCGGTGCTCCGCAGCTGGACACTCAGTGCCCTGTCGCTGCTCGGTGTACCGGTCGCGGCACTCGGCGGCCTAGCGGCAGCCGCAATCAACGACGCTCACTTCTCGCTTGGTTCTCTGTTGGGTCTGGCAGCGGTGCTCGCACTGATGGTGCGGCAGGGTATCGGTCTGGTCGCCCATTTCCAGCATCTGCAATTGAACGAGGGTGAGCTGTTCGGCGAAAAGCTGGTGCGTCGCGGCGTGCTGGAACAGTTCCCCAGCATCATTGCGTCATCGGTGACGACGCTCGCTCTGGTGCTTCCGTTCGCGATCATGGGTGATGTTGCCGGACTCGAAATCGCGCACCCGCTTGCGCTCGCGGTCTTGGGCGGCGTCGTTACCATGACGCTCGGAACGTTGTTCGTGTTGCCGGCGCTTTACCTGCGGTTCGGCAGTGGCTGGACGGCCGACCGGCTCGATCTTGAAATGGCGACCGCGTCATGA
- a CDS encoding transposase has protein sequence MDSDKHSAQIGRLEVVEMGRRRRWSEDEKLRIVLESLQGPRQVSATARRYGVSRSLLLKWRRVISRRAE, from the coding sequence ATGGACAGTGATAAGCACAGTGCCCAAATCGGGCGGCTCGAAGTGGTGGAGATGGGCCGGCGGCGGCGCTGGTCCGAGGATGAGAAGCTCAGGATCGTGCTGGAGAGCCTGCAGGGTCCGCGGCAAGTGTCGGCGACCGCCCGGCGATACGGCGTCTCGCGTTCATTGCTTCTCAAGTGGCGGCGGGTCATTTCGCGCCGAGCAGAATGA
- the tnpB gene encoding IS66 family insertion sequence element accessory protein TnpB (TnpB, as the term is used for proteins encoded by IS66 family insertion elements, is considered an accessory protein, since TnpC, encoded by a neighboring gene, is a DDE family transposase.), translated as MIPLPTGVRVWLATGHTDMRKGFPSLALQVQEILQRDPLRGHLFCFRGRRGNLLKVIWHDGQGACLFTKRLERGRFLWPSPADGAVAISSAQLGFLLSGIDWRHPQETWRPTSVG; from the coding sequence ATGATCCCGCTTCCGACGGGCGTGCGGGTGTGGCTTGCGACCGGCCACACCGATATGCGCAAGGGCTTCCCGTCGCTGGCTCTGCAGGTCCAGGAGATCTTGCAGCGCGATCCCTTGAGAGGCCACTTGTTTTGCTTCCGCGGGCGTCGCGGCAACCTGCTGAAGGTGATCTGGCATGATGGCCAGGGTGCTTGCTTGTTCACCAAACGCCTTGAGAGGGGCCGGTTCTTGTGGCCGAGCCCGGCTGACGGCGCGGTGGCGATCTCATCGGCACAACTTGGTTTTCTTTTGTCCGGCATCGACTGGCGACACCCACAGGAGACCTGGCGGCCGACATCGGTCGGCTGA
- a CDS encoding efflux RND transporter permease subunit translates to MMRLIVGSSLRFRYLVLALGVVLIWFGLVRLRDVPVDVFPEFAPPRVEIQTICLGLSSAEVEQLVTVPLENALNGVPGVDVMRSKSVPQLSSILLIFKPGADEIRARLLVSERMALATKTLPTWAAPPFMMPPLSSTSRIMKVGITSKDKSVMDLSMLAYWTIRQRLLGVPGVANVAIWGEQLKMVQVMVDSKRLAAENITLDQVQEAVSDALDVGLLRYARGAHIGTGGFVETPNQRFQLRFVGASVTPETLARVPVTKPAGKPPLLLSDVANLVYAPQGMIGDAIINDGPGLMLIVEKFPWGNTLAVTRGVEEALERMKPGLPGVEIDTTIFRPATFVEDSIDNLSWALLLGCLLVVGIIFIFLYELRTAIVCIVAIPLSLLAASLVLFQAGATVNTMILAGFVIALGIVVDDAIIDVENIMRRLRLARRAGDTRSTARIILDASLEVRAPIVYATLIVVVAVVPVLFMEGLTGSFFKPLITAYVLAIAASLVVAMTVTPALCLLLLRNARLEGRESPVIIWLQRHYTPLLERATRTPRAAYVAIGVVTLAGIGVWPLLGHSLLPSFKERDFLMHWVTTPDTSLPEMLRITTRASRELRAIPGVRNFGAHIGQAFAADEVYGVNFGENWISISKDADYDKTHAKVEEMVDGYPGLYRDVQTYLKERIREVLTGAGEAIVVRIFGPDLDVLRDKAEEVRAALADVPGLVNLHKELMVEVPHIQVTVKLEEAQRYGLKPGDVRRASATLMAGEEVGDIFIDGRTYDVQVWTDPVSRHSVDSVREMLINTPTGQRVRLAEVADVSIRPTPNAIKREASSRRIDVQANVKGHDLAAVATEVQSRLQKMAFPLGYYAVLQGEYAELRATRERLQLFAVLALAGILILLRQSFDSWRLAALSFLTLPSALVGGVLAAWLAGGVISLGSLIGFLTVLGIAARNGIIMINHFQYLERHEGEAFGMNLVLRGASERLRPILMTTGAAGLAILPLVIFGDLPGHEIEYPMAVVILGGLVTSTLLNLFILPAFYLRFGRGAGRSTDRLTVPAPVAGSA, encoded by the coding sequence ATGATGAGGCTGATTGTAGGTTCCAGTCTGCGCTTTCGTTATCTCGTCCTCGCCCTTGGCGTGGTGCTGATCTGGTTTGGCCTGGTGCGCCTGCGCGACGTGCCAGTGGATGTATTCCCGGAATTCGCGCCGCCACGGGTCGAGATCCAGACAATCTGTCTTGGACTCTCATCCGCCGAAGTTGAACAACTCGTGACCGTGCCGCTGGAAAACGCGCTGAACGGCGTCCCTGGCGTCGACGTGATGCGGTCGAAGTCGGTGCCGCAACTGTCGTCGATCCTGCTGATCTTCAAGCCGGGTGCCGACGAAATTCGCGCGCGGCTGCTGGTCAGCGAGCGGATGGCGCTCGCGACCAAGACCCTGCCGACATGGGCCGCGCCGCCCTTCATGATGCCGCCGTTGTCCTCGACCAGCCGGATCATGAAGGTCGGCATTACCTCAAAGGACAAGTCCGTGATGGACCTGTCGATGCTGGCGTATTGGACCATCCGGCAGCGGCTGCTTGGCGTTCCCGGCGTCGCGAACGTCGCGATCTGGGGCGAGCAGCTCAAAATGGTTCAGGTCATGGTTGATTCGAAGCGGTTGGCCGCCGAGAACATTACGCTCGATCAGGTGCAGGAGGCGGTTTCCGATGCCCTCGACGTTGGCCTCCTGCGCTATGCCCGCGGCGCGCATATCGGTACCGGCGGCTTCGTCGAAACACCCAATCAGCGCTTTCAACTCCGCTTCGTCGGCGCCAGCGTGACACCCGAAACGCTTGCCAGGGTGCCAGTGACCAAACCGGCCGGCAAGCCGCCGCTATTGCTGAGCGATGTGGCCAATCTTGTCTATGCGCCGCAGGGCATGATCGGCGATGCCATTATCAACGACGGCCCAGGCCTCATGCTCATCGTCGAAAAATTCCCCTGGGGCAACACGCTTGCCGTCACCCGCGGGGTGGAGGAGGCGCTGGAGAGGATGAAGCCCGGCCTTCCAGGGGTGGAGATCGATACGACAATCTTCCGGCCAGCGACTTTCGTCGAGGACTCGATCGACAATCTATCATGGGCGCTACTGCTGGGCTGCCTGCTGGTCGTGGGAATCATATTCATCTTCCTTTACGAATTGCGTACCGCGATCGTCTGCATCGTCGCCATTCCGCTGTCGCTGCTCGCGGCGAGCCTCGTCCTGTTCCAGGCCGGCGCCACCGTCAACACAATGATCCTGGCGGGCTTCGTGATCGCGTTGGGGATCGTCGTCGACGACGCGATCATCGACGTCGAGAACATCATGCGACGCCTGCGTCTTGCACGGCGTGCGGGCGATACGCGCAGCACGGCGCGCATCATTCTGGACGCGTCGCTCGAGGTGCGGGCGCCGATCGTCTACGCGACCCTGATCGTGGTCGTCGCGGTCGTGCCCGTGCTGTTCATGGAAGGCCTGACCGGATCCTTCTTCAAGCCGCTGATTACGGCCTATGTGCTCGCGATAGCGGCCTCGCTCGTCGTCGCGATGACGGTGACGCCGGCGCTCTGTCTCCTCTTGCTGCGTAACGCGCGGCTCGAAGGGCGCGAATCGCCGGTGATCATCTGGCTGCAGCGCCACTACACGCCCTTGCTGGAACGGGCCACTCGAACGCCGCGCGCGGCCTATGTCGCCATCGGTGTCGTGACGCTCGCGGGGATCGGCGTTTGGCCACTGCTCGGGCACTCGCTGCTGCCTTCGTTCAAGGAGCGCGACTTCCTGATGCACTGGGTCACCACCCCCGACACCTCGCTTCCCGAGATGCTGCGCATCACGACCCGCGCGAGCAGGGAACTGCGCGCAATTCCGGGTGTACGCAATTTCGGTGCACATATTGGCCAGGCCTTCGCCGCCGATGAGGTCTACGGCGTCAATTTCGGGGAGAACTGGATCAGCATCAGCAAAGACGCGGACTACGACAAGACGCATGCCAAGGTCGAGGAAATGGTGGACGGCTATCCCGGCCTCTACCGCGATGTGCAGACCTATCTGAAGGAACGCATTCGCGAGGTCCTGACCGGCGCCGGCGAGGCGATCGTCGTCCGCATCTTCGGCCCCGATCTCGACGTTCTCAGGGACAAGGCGGAGGAGGTCCGCGCGGCACTCGCGGACGTTCCGGGCCTCGTCAACCTGCACAAGGAGTTGATGGTCGAAGTACCGCACATTCAGGTGACGGTGAAGCTGGAGGAAGCACAACGCTACGGTCTGAAGCCGGGCGATGTCAGGCGTGCCTCTGCGACCTTGATGGCCGGAGAGGAGGTCGGCGATATCTTCATCGACGGCCGCACGTACGACGTGCAGGTGTGGACCGATCCGGTGTCCCGCCACAGCGTGGACTCGGTCCGCGAGATGCTGATCAACACGCCGACCGGGCAGCGCGTTCGGCTCGCTGAAGTAGCCGATGTCAGCATTCGGCCGACGCCAAATGCCATCAAGCGTGAGGCCAGCTCCCGTCGGATCGACGTGCAGGCCAATGTCAAGGGCCACGATCTCGCCGCCGTCGCCACCGAGGTGCAGTCGCGCCTGCAGAAGATGGCGTTTCCACTTGGCTATTACGCGGTGCTGCAAGGCGAATATGCGGAACTGCGCGCCACCCGCGAGCGGCTGCAACTGTTCGCCGTTCTGGCGCTCGCCGGCATACTCATACTTCTGCGGCAGTCTTTCGACAGCTGGCGTCTGGCAGCGCTCAGTTTCCTCACCCTTCCTTCGGCGCTGGTGGGCGGCGTCCTCGCGGCGTGGCTCGCGGGCGGCGTAATTTCTCTTGGCTCGTTGATCGGTTTCCTGACCGTGCTTGGCATCGCCGCCCGCAACGGGATAATCATGATCAACCACTTCCAGTATCTGGAACGCCATGAGGGAGAGGCGTTCGGCATGAACCTCGTGCTTCGCGGCGCGAGCGAGCGGTTGCGGCCGATCCTGATGACGACCGGTGCCGCCGGGCTGGCGATTCTGCCGCTGGTGATTTTCGGCGACCTGCCGGGCCACGAGATCGAATATCCGATGGCGGTCGTCATTCTGGGCGGCCTCGTGACGTCGACGCTGCTCAACCTGTTTATCTTGCCTGCATTTTATCTCCGCTTCGGTCGCGGTGCTGGCCGTTCGACGGATCGCCTGACCGTTCCAGCACCGGTAGCCGGGAGCGCGTGA
- a CDS encoding PepSY domain-containing protein yields MFDKQGLERQMRPASSQSGWLVKWRATLLAATVLTAAGFVQAGSAVAGEINEPPRFKSDKDYSSLKDWHLKGENIVPHGVNPLYFPIVPGHQHVHERPDHPDGKYRKETVVLDSTEDFDLPGIGKFKTAVVQEEEYLDGTLTQRALNWFALDKTTNSVYVFGEVSWEINEEGKPIFAGTWRAGDPDGDGVAEPGLLMPGTFTIGGRYIFDGSKSSAYGGAENIEAGIEIAVPAGTFKNCVRVREQGLQDLKDITDKIWCPVVGVVLDTSDGKLVVSNALPKDNPAADVSSVGKLRDKPLKYTPPVAKVSGDQATKIALAEIPGKATSLKIERKKGKNVYVVEIQTKDGEKDVFVDIESGKIVGTD; encoded by the coding sequence ATGTTCGACAAGCAGGGTTTGGAACGGCAGATGAGGCCGGCGAGCAGCCAATCCGGTTGGCTTGTCAAGTGGCGTGCCACGCTTTTGGCGGCCACCGTCCTGACGGCAGCCGGGTTCGTGCAGGCTGGCAGCGCAGTCGCGGGCGAGATCAACGAACCGCCGCGCTTTAAGAGCGACAAGGATTACTCGTCGCTGAAGGACTGGCATCTGAAAGGCGAGAACATCGTCCCGCACGGGGTCAACCCGCTCTATTTCCCGATCGTGCCCGGCCACCAACACGTGCATGAGCGGCCCGATCACCCGGACGGCAAATATCGCAAGGAGACCGTGGTCCTGGATAGCACCGAGGATTTCGACCTCCCTGGCATCGGCAAATTCAAGACCGCGGTTGTTCAGGAAGAGGAGTACCTCGATGGCACGCTGACACAGCGCGCGCTCAATTGGTTCGCCCTCGATAAGACCACCAACAGCGTCTACGTCTTTGGCGAGGTGAGTTGGGAGATCAACGAGGAAGGCAAACCCATTTTCGCTGGCACCTGGCGAGCGGGCGACCCTGACGGCGACGGCGTGGCCGAACCGGGCCTGTTGATGCCCGGCACTTTCACAATCGGCGGCCGCTATATATTCGACGGCAGCAAGAGCTCGGCCTATGGCGGCGCCGAGAACATAGAAGCCGGCATCGAAATAGCGGTTCCGGCCGGGACCTTCAAAAACTGCGTGCGGGTTCGCGAGCAGGGCCTGCAGGACCTGAAAGACATCACCGACAAGATCTGGTGTCCGGTGGTTGGCGTCGTGCTCGACACCTCGGACGGCAAGCTCGTCGTTTCCAACGCACTGCCCAAGGACAATCCCGCCGCGGACGTTTCAAGCGTCGGGAAGCTGCGCGACAAGCCGTTGAAGTATACGCCGCCCGTGGCGAAGGTCTCGGGAGACCAGGCGACGAAGATCGCGCTCGCGGAGATCCCCGGCAAGGCCACCTCCCTGAAGATCGAGCGGAAGAAAGGCAAGAATGTCTACGTGGTCGAGATCCAGACGAAGGATGGCGAGAAGGACGTCTTTGTCGACATCGAGTCCGGAAAGATCGTCGGAACAGACTGA
- a CDS encoding response regulator transcription factor, protein MENGNQNWWSAQRFSELGDIMDDLTNLAELAQGSQNSPVIVIIEQHVLARTCILNILKRELTGFEIVEMATTSGLNWLSGRDIRLIALNIGSKQITDPSIEESLALLAESCPKASVAVLSNRDDDATASAAMQRGVRGFFPTSIPVEVAIAGLRLVLAGGVYRPLPIVGQNGASSLKAISECPGALELFGTNEGNGATRIVPEKAMGELTPREQHVLEALQLGLPNKLIAVRLNLSENTVKMHIQRIMRKCSAHNRTEAVVRWSRANGHARPSRVRSS, encoded by the coding sequence ATGGAAAATGGAAATCAAAACTGGTGGAGTGCTCAGCGTTTCTCTGAACTCGGGGATATCATGGACGATCTTACTAATCTCGCGGAACTAGCCCAGGGGTCACAAAACTCACCGGTGATCGTGATCATCGAGCAGCATGTCCTGGCGCGTACGTGCATCCTCAATATCCTCAAGAGAGAACTCACTGGATTCGAGATCGTCGAGATGGCAACGACGAGTGGTCTGAACTGGCTATCAGGCAGAGACATCCGCTTGATTGCGCTTAATATCGGGAGCAAGCAGATCACCGACCCTTCGATCGAGGAGAGCCTCGCCCTCCTCGCAGAATCCTGCCCGAAGGCGTCCGTTGCTGTTTTGTCAAATCGCGACGACGACGCGACGGCTTCAGCTGCGATGCAACGGGGAGTGCGCGGCTTTTTTCCGACATCGATCCCGGTCGAAGTCGCTATCGCAGGACTACGCCTGGTTCTCGCCGGTGGGGTCTACCGGCCGTTACCGATCGTTGGGCAAAATGGAGCGTCGAGCCTCAAGGCGATATCGGAATGTCCCGGCGCGCTCGAGCTATTCGGAACTAACGAGGGTAACGGCGCCACCAGGATTGTGCCGGAGAAGGCGATGGGTGAGCTTACGCCACGCGAACAACATGTGCTCGAGGCGCTGCAGCTCGGCCTTCCCAACAAGTTGATTGCCGTCAGGCTCAACCTTTCGGAAAACACCGTAAAAATGCATATTCAACGTATCATGCGAAAATGCTCCGCGCATAACCGCACTGAGGCGGTCGTTCGCTGGAGCCGAGCCAACGGTCATGCGCGGCCCTCACGCGTGCGGTCATCTTGA
- a CDS encoding PepSY domain-containing protein, protein MKRTIHWGLLASLLLVAPAVAVVQAQQPGRSKERAQPAAKITEEQAKKIALERIPGEVTDVAIEKKRGKNVYVIEIQSPEQGEKDVFVDIESGKIIGTD, encoded by the coding sequence ATGAAGAGGACGATCCACTGGGGCCTGCTCGCCAGTCTTCTTCTTGTTGCGCCAGCCGTGGCCGTCGTGCAGGCGCAGCAACCGGGCCGTTCGAAAGAGCGTGCGCAGCCTGCGGCAAAGATCACGGAAGAACAGGCAAAGAAGATTGCGCTTGAACGCATCCCCGGCGAAGTAACCGACGTGGCGATCGAGAAAAAGCGCGGCAAGAATGTCTACGTGATCGAGATCCAATCACCGGAGCAGGGCGAGAAGGACGTGTTCGTCGACATCGAGAGCGGAAAGATTATCGGGACGGACTGA